The Thermodesulfobacteriota bacterium nucleotide sequence CGCTCCGCGATCGAGGGGTCTTCCGTGCGCCGCCGGGCCATCGCGCCCAGGGCGGCGGGGAAGCCGGTCAGGAAGCAGGCGCCCCGCTTCGCCGCGTCGGGCTCGATCGCCTCGATGCACGCGCGGAAGAACAGCTCCTCCGCGGATTCGTCCGCGCCGGGCCGGAAGCCGCGCCGGGAAAGGGCGGCCCGCAAGCCCTCTCCGTCGGTCATTTCCGCTCCGAGCAGCTCCCGGAACGCTTCGGAAAGCTCCCTGCGGTCCCAGGGACGATCGATCGGGATTTCCCTTCCGCCGCGGCGGAGGGCCTTCCCGCCGCAGATCCCCGACGCCAGTTCCCGGACCAGCTCTTCCACGTCGTTCATCACGGCCTCGACGTTGCCGAGCCGGTACCACTCGAGCATGGTGAACTCGGGGGAGTGGAGAGGCGACCCTTCCCGGTCCCGGAACACCTTGCCCAGGAAGAAGATGTTTCCGGAGCCCGCGGCGAGCAGCTTCTTCATGGCGAGTTCCGGGGAGGTGTGCAGGTAGAAGCGGGCCGCCTTCCCCGCGGCGTCCTCGATCCGGACCGGGTAGATGTTGGGGTCGATGTTCGGGCAGGGGGAGGCGATCGGCGGATCGACCTCGAGGAATCCGCGGCGGCGGAAAAACGACCGGATCCCGTGAAGAATCTCCGCTCTCGCCCGCAGCCCATCCCAGGACAGCCTTCCGTCCGCCAGGCGCCGCCACGTCTCCGCGTTGTCGTGTCCCCCGGACATCCGTCCAATTTGGCTCCTCCGGTAAAAATACGCAATACTCCCCATCGTGATATAAATGTCGTATGGCGAGGCTTCCCGACGACGACCGGACGGGGAGCGGCATGCCGGCGGTCTTGCGCTACGACGGGCGCCGCCTGGTCCCCGTCTCCCATACCCCGATTCCGGAACTCTCCGTTTCCCTCTCGGTGAACGGCGCGCCTTTCGCCAATCTGCTCGCCTCCCCGCACGACCTTCATTACCTCGTCTCCGGATTCCTCAGACTTCAAGGGGTGATCCGCACGCCGGCCGACCTTCTTTCCCTGACGGTCCTCGAGCAGCAGGGCTCCGTGAGCGTACGGATCCGGGGAGAGGCGCCCGGCCCGCTCGCTCCGGACGTGTCCGTCCGAAGCGTCCTGCTGCCGGGGTCCGGCCCGTTCTTCCGGCCTGAGGCGATCTTCCGGACCATGGGGGCGTTGGCGCGGCACGAGGACGGATGCCGCGAGTACGGCGGGATCCACCGAGCGGGCGCGGGAGACGGGGAGCGCCTACTCCTCTCCGCGGAGGACATCGGCCGGCACAACGCCGTCGACCGGATCGCGGGCGAGGCGCTTTTAAAGGGAATCGACCTTTCCGGCAGGATCCTTGCGGTCACCGGGCGGGTTTCCTCGGGTGTGGCGGCGAAAGCCGGCTTCCTGGGCGTCTCCACGATCGTTTCGCAGACCTGCCCGACCGAGTCGGCCATCCGGAGCTGCGGGGAGCGGGGGATCACACTCGTCGGCTGCGTCCGGGGGGGGCGGTTCAACGTCTACTCCCATCCGGAGCGGATCGCCACATCCGGAGCATCCGGACGGATCCCGGGCGTCACCGGAGCGATCCTGTCCGGCGGGCCTTCCTATCGGATGGGGTGCGACAAGGCGCTGCTTCCGTACCGGGGGGGGCGGTTCATCGAGGCGATCCACCGGAAGATGGCGGAGCTGTTCGACGAGGTCATCGTCGTCGGCGTCGAGCCGGAGCAGTACGACTTCATGCCGTGCCGCCTTGTCCCGGACCGGTTCCCGGGCATGGGTGCGCTGGGGGGGATCCATTCCGCCCTGTTCCACAGCGCGACGGACCGGGTCTTCGTGGTCGCCTGCGACATGCCGTACGTCAAGGGGGACCTGATCCGGTTCCTGTGCTCTCTTGCGGAAGATTCCGACGTGGTCGTCCCGGAAGGGGAGTCCGGGCCGGTGCCGCTCCACGCCCTGTACCGGAAAAGCGCGCTCCCCGCCCTGGAGGATGCGCTGCGGGACGGGCGGCGGGGGCTGGATTCCTTCCACGACAGGCTGCGGGTCCGCCGTGTCGCGCGGGAAACCGTGGACCGGTTCGATCCGGGGCTGTCCGCCTTCCGGAACATCAACACGCCGGAGGATTATTTCCGGTTCCGCCGGGAAGGGGAGTTCCCGCCGGGGTAGCCTCCTTACTTCTTCAAGACGCTGCCGTAATGCTTCTCCAGGCAGGGGCCGCAAATGGCGTGGGAGAAGTCGAAGCCGGTGTTCCTGCTGATGTAATCCTCCACGGACTGCCAGTAACCCGCGTCGTTCCGGATCTTCTTGCAGTAGGAGCAGATGGGGATGATCTCCCGGAGGCGCGTCAGCTCGCTGATGTCCTCCAGGATCAGGAGGGAGAGCGGCATCCCATTGAAGGTGAAAGGAGCCGCGGTGACGAGGAGATCCAGCGTCACCGTTTCATCCGACGCCCCGGCCCGCAGCTCCATCCGGGTCTTCGCGCGGACGATCCTTCCGTCGCGGATTGCCGCGCCGACCGAATTCCGGACGAGGCAGTCCTTGCAGTCCCCGGCATGCCCGCATCCCTCGGGGGTTTCGTCGGCATGCAGGCAATGAAGGGCCTCGCCTCCGCGCTTCATGAGCTGCGACGACCGGTCCGGGCCGAGCATGCCGGCGGCCGCCTCGTTGTAATCGAGGATCCGGACGTCCGCGTCAACGATGAAGACGGGTGACGGAACCGCGTCGAACAGGGCTTTGAAGTAATCGCCGTCCGGAGAAGTGACAGGCGCCGTTTGGAGATCCGCCATAATAATATATTCTATACCACCGAAACCGGCGGGAGGAGACTGAAGATGGAGACGCGGTTCGTCGTGGCGCTTCTGCAGATGTCCATGGGGCCGGACCCGGCGGAAAATCTGGAGAAAGGGCTGGCGATGCTCCGCGAGGCCGCCGGGCGGGGGGCGCAGGTCGTCTGCCTCCCCGAGCTGTTCCGCACACGCTACTTCTGCCAGCGGGAGGACGCCGACTTCTTCGACCTGGCGGAGCCGGTACCGGGCCCGACCACCGACGCCCTGGCGCGCGCCGCGCGGGAGACGGGATGCGTCGTCGTCGCGCCGGTCTTCGAGCGGCGGGCCGCGGGCCTCTACCACAACTCGCTGGCCGTCCTCGACGCGGACGGAACGGTCGCGGGGATCTACCGGAAGATGCACATCCCCGACGACCCGTCGTACTACGAGAAGTTCTATTTCACGCCGGGGGACCTCGGGTTCCGCGCCTTCGACACCCGCGCGGGCCGCATCGGGGCGCTCATCTGCTGGGACCAGTGGTACCCGGAAGGCGCGCGGCTCACCGCGCTCGCCGGGGCGGGCGTCCTTTTCTATCCCACCGCCATCGGGTGGCATCCCCACGAAAAAGCGACCCACGGCCCGCGGCAGCTCGACGCGTGGAGGACCGTGCAGCGGGGGCATGCCGTCGCCAACGGGGTGTACGTGGCGGCGGTCAACCGGGTGGGGAGGGAGGTCCCGGAGGACGGCGGGGCGGGGATCGAGTTCTGGGGGTCTTCTTTCGTTTGCGATCCGCAGGGGGCGGTTCTCGCGGAGGGGTCCGCGGACCGGGAGGAGATCCTGCTCGCCGAGGTCGATTTCGCGCACATCGAGGAGATCCGGAGGAACTGGCCGTTCCTCCGGGATCGCCGGATCGACGCCTACGGCGGGATCACGCTCCGGTACCTGGACGAAGGCGCCGGAGAGAAGAAACGGTGAGCGGATATCGGATGCCGGCCGAATGGGAGCCGCACGAGGCGACCTGGCTCGGCTGGCCCCACAACCCGACGGACTGGCCCGGCAAGTTCGCCCCCGTTCCCTGGGTCTACGGGGAGATGGTCCGCAGGATCGTTGCAGGCGAGACCGCCAGGATCATCGTGGAATCCGCGGCCCACGAGGCGAAGGCCCGCCGCCTGCTGGCGCGCGTGGGAGTGGACCCGGCCCGGGTCGAGTATTTCCGCTTTCCCACGGACCGCGGCTGGACGCGCGACTCCGGCCCGATCTTCGTCCGGCGCGGGCGCCCTGCCCCCGAGGTGGCCGTCGCGTCGTTCCGGTTCAACGCCTGGGCGAAATATCCCGACTGGAAAAAGGACGGGCGCGTGCCGGAACGGGCCGCCAGGGCTTTGGGGCTGCGCCTGTTGCGGCCCAAGGCGGGGGACCGCGAGGTCGTGCTGGAAGGAGGTGCGATCGACGTCAACGGGCGCGGGTCGCTGCTCGCCACCGAGGAATGCCTCCTCGATCCCCGGGTCCAGGTCCGGAACCCCGGGATGACCCGCGGGGAGCTCGAGGGCGTCTTCCGCGAGGTCCTCGGGGCCGGCAACACGATCTGGCTGGGGAAGGGGATCGCCGGAGACGATACGCACGGCCATGTCGACGACCTGTGCCGGTTCGTCGGCCCCGGAACCGTCGTCCTGTGCCGCGAGAGGTGCCCGGACGACCCGAACCACCGCGCGCTGGAGGAGAATCGGGAGCGGCTGGAGGGGGCGCGGCTGGAGGACGGCTCCCGCCTCGAGGTCGTCCCGCTGCCGATGCCGGCACCGCTGCACATGGACGGCGTCCGGCTCCCCGCCAGCTATGCGAACTTCTACATTTGTAACGCCGCCGTCCTGGTCCCCACCTTCAACGACCCGAACGATCGCGTCGCCCTGGGGATCCTGGCGGAGCGGTTCGCCGACCGCCCGGTGATCGGGATCCACGCCGTGGACCTTGTTTGGGGGCTCGGCGCCGTCCACTGCCTGACGCAGCAGCAGCCGGCCGGCGGCGCCTTCCGAAAGGAGTCCGGAGCATGAGCAAGTGGGTGGTGCTTTGCCCCGACTGCGGGCAGGAGTTCAAGGTCGACGCGGAGGATACGCCCGAAAAGTGCCCCCTCTGCAAGTACGAGGGCGAGTTCGAGATCGTCGATGAGGAAGAGGAATAGGTCAGGCGAGGAACAGGTCAGGCGTCGAGGATCCTCCGGACCGTCTCGAGGAGCTCGTTCGGCTTGAACGGCTTCCCGAGGAAGTGCGACCCGTCCTCGACCAGCCGCTTCTTCCCGGAGGCCTGCTCCGGGTATCCGGAGACGAAGAGGACCTTCAGCCCGGGCTGCGACGCCCCGAGCCGGTCGGCGAGCTCCTTGCCGTTCAGCCCGGGCATCACCAGGTCGGTGACGAGGAGGTCGACCGGCAGGGGATGCTCCGCCGCGATGCGAAGCGCGTCCTCCCCGTTCTCCGCGACCAGCACGTTGTAACCGCCGACCTTCAGGATCTCGACGGCGTAGAACCGCACGACGTCGGAATCCTCGACCAGCAGGATCGTCTCGCCTCCTCCCCGCGCCTTCGCCGGCGCGTTCCCCGCGGGCAAGGTCTCCACGGGCGCCTCCACCCGGGGGAGGAACACCCGGAAGGTGCTGCCGCCGCCGGGACGGGTCTCCACCTCGATGAAGCCTCCGCTCTGGCGGACGATGCCGTGCACCGTCGAAAGCCCCAGCCCCGTTCCTTTCCCCAGCTCCCGGGTCGTGAAGAAAGGCTCGAAGATCTCGCGCGCCGTATCCTCGTCCATCCCGTGCCCCGTGTCGGCCACCGAAAGGAGGGCGTATTTCCCGGGCGGGCAGTCCGGCGGCCTCGCCGGGCAGTCCTTGTCCACATCGGCGTTCCGGGTCTCGATCTCCAGGTCGCCGCCGGCCGGCATCGCGTCCCTCGCGTTGATCGCCAGGTTCATCACCACCTGCTGGAGCTGGTTCCTGTCCGCCCGCACCGTCCACAGCTCCGGCTCGAGCCGGGTCTTCAGCGAGATCGTCTCGCCGAGGACCCTCTGCAGCATGTTCTCCATCTCCGACACGAGGGCGTTGATCGCCGTCGGCCGCAGGTTCAGCACCTGCTTCCGTCCGAACGCGAGGAGCTGCCCGGTCAGGGCGGCCGCGGCGTCCCCCGCCTTCTGGATCTCCCGGATCTCTTCGGCCGACCGGTCCCCCGGAGGCAGGCGGGACAGCAGAACGTCGCAGTAGCCGAGGATCACGGTCAGCAGGTTGTTGAAGTCGTGCGCGATCCCTCCCGCGAGGCGCCCCACGGCCTCCATCTTCTGCGCCTGCCGGAGCTGCTCCTCCAGCTTCACCCGCTCCGTGATGTCGCGGGTGATCGAGAGGATGAAAGGCTCCCCGTCCATCACGAGCGCGCGCGCCGACATCAGCCCCGTGCCGAGCCGCCCGTTCTTCCGGCGGAACACGCTCTCGAAGTCCTGCACCACGCCGTCCCGGTCGAGCCGCCGGAGGAGCTCTTCGCGGTCCTCGGGGCGGGCCCAGATGCCGAGCTCCTCCGAAGTCTTTCCGATCACCTCGTCGAGCTCGTATCCGAGCAGCCGTGTGAATCCCTCGTTGATCTCGACGAACATCCCGTCCCGCAGGCGGTTGATGTTCACGGAGTCCGGCGAGATCCGGAAGGCGTTCCAGAACTTCTCCTCCGATACCCGCAGCGCGTTCTCCACGCGCCTGCGGTCGGTGATGTCGTGGCTGATGCTCGCCATGGCGATCGGCGCTCCGTTGTCGGGGTCCCGGACCAGGAACGCGTGCGTCTCGAGCGGGATCCTTGCGCCGGTGCGGAAGTGGACCGCTCTCCCTTCCCCCTGCCAGGTCCCCGTTCGGGCCAGCCGCTGGAGCTGGTACTGGAACTTGGCTCGGTGCTTCTCCGAGATAAAGTCCTGGACCCGGATCCCCGGAGGCACGGGAGCGTTTTCCAGCCCGAGGAGCTTCCGGCCGGCGGGATTGAGGTAGAACAGCTCGCCGTCGAGCGTCGCGATTCCGATGAGGTCCGGGCTGTTCTCGACGAGGGAGACGAACATCTGCCCCGAGAGGTTCTTCAGCCGGGAACGAAGGGATGCGGCCTCTCCGGATTCGGCGGCGTTGTGCGGCGGTTTTTCCATCGCTTCTCCATCGGAAGGCGGTATTCGGAAATTCAGGTAATAATAGGACAGTATGCCGAATAAGGACATCCTGCTGATCCACCCCCCCGCGGTGAAGCCCGCCGAGCCCCCCTTGGGCACGGCGGTCCTCCTTTCGCACCTGGGAAAGAGGGGGATCCGCGCCGCCGCGATCGACGCGAACCTCGAGTCGTACCTTTACCTTTTGGGGGAGGAGCGGCTGTCGGCCGCCGCGGGAGGCGCTCCCTCGACGCACGTGCGGCGCGCCTTGCGGCATGCGCCGGGCTCGCTCTCCTTCCTGCGCTCCCCCGCCGCCGCAGAATCCTATCCAAGGTACGCCGCCGCGGTTCGCCACCTGGGCGGGGCGCTTTCCGCGCACCGTGGGCCGTCGGGCGCGGAGCGGCTGACGCTGGGCGACTACCTCCACGAGGAGCTGTCGGAATTCTCGCCCGAAGCCCTTTCGCTGCTGGCGTCCGGCGAAAAGGAAACGATATTTTCCGGGTACTTCCGATGCCTCGCGGAGCGGATCCGGGAGATGCGCCCCGGAATCGTGGCAATCTCGATCCATTACCGCCACCAGGTCCTCCCCGCATTCGAGCTCGCGGGGCTCCTCCGGCGCCGCCTGCCCGAGTCGAAGATCCTGGGCGGCGGCGGGATGATCTCCTCCTGGAGGAAGGCGCTCCGCAGGGAAGGGCTGGGCTTTTCGCCTTTCCACGCGGTCGGCTTCGGGCCGGGAGAGCGGGCGCTGGCGGACGCGGCGGCCGGCATCCCCGGGGGATCGGTGTTCCTCGAGGAGGACGGTGAGGTCGAATTCCTTCCCGACTACCGGTTCGCCTCCCTGCCGGACTACCTTTCCCCGGAGCCCGTGCTTCCCGTCGCCTCCTCCCGGGGCTGCTGGTGGGGGAAGTGCGCCTTCTGCCCGGAAGCGGTGGCGCCGGTGCACCCGTTCCGCGCCGCGGACGCCGACGCCTTCCCTGCGCTCCTGCGAGAGCTGTCGCTGCGCTACGGTGTGTCCCGGTTCCACCTCACGGACAACGCGATCCCCCCGGCCGTTCTGCGGTCGATGGCGGCCCGCAAGGAGCTGCTGCGCGGGATCCGGTGGCACGGCTTCGCCCGTTTCGGCCCGGAGCTCCTCGACCCGGGGCTCGTCGCGGACCTTGCGGATGCGGGATGCGGGATGCTCCAGCTCGGACTGGAGAGCGGCTCGCAGCGGCTTCTCGACCGGATGGGGAAGGGGACACGCGTCGCGGAGGCGGCGAAGGTCCTGTCGAACCTGTCGCGGGCGGGGATCTCCTCCTACGTGTACGTGATGCTCGGGTTCCCGGGGGAGACGCGCGACGACGCCGAGCGGACCCGCTGCTTCCTTGCGGACCGCGCCGGGGAGATAGGTTGGCTGAATCTGTCGATCCTGAACCTGCCGCGCGACGCCGAAGGGACGTGTCCGGAGTATTGCGATCCGGAGGAGCCGCTGGGGCTGTACCGGCCAGTGCCGGAGGGCGACGGGTGGGGCAGGGCGCAGGCGCGCCGATTCCTGCAAAGGGAGCTGCTGGGGGAAGCGGCGATCCGGGAGATCGCGGGGCGGACTCCGCCCTGGTTCACATCCAGCCACGCCTTTTTCTTCCGGCCCGGCGCC carries:
- a CDS encoding amino acid--tRNA ligase-related protein; amino-acid sequence: MSGGHDNAETWRRLADGRLSWDGLRARAEILHGIRSFFRRRGFLEVDPPIASPCPNIDPNIYPVRIEDAAGKAARFYLHTSPELAMKKLLAAGSGNIFFLGKVFRDREGSPLHSPEFTMLEWYRLGNVEAVMNDVEELVRELASGICGGKALRRGGREIPIDRPWDRRELSEAFRELLGAEMTDGEGLRAALSRRGFRPGADESAEELFFRACIEAIEPDAAKRGACFLTGFPAALGAMARRRTEDPSIAER
- a CDS encoding formate dehydrogenase accessory sulfurtransferase FdhD; the encoded protein is MARLPDDDRTGSGMPAVLRYDGRRLVPVSHTPIPELSVSLSVNGAPFANLLASPHDLHYLVSGFLRLQGVIRTPADLLSLTVLEQQGSVSVRIRGEAPGPLAPDVSVRSVLLPGSGPFFRPEAIFRTMGALARHEDGCREYGGIHRAGAGDGERLLLSAEDIGRHNAVDRIAGEALLKGIDLSGRILAVTGRVSSGVAAKAGFLGVSTIVSQTCPTESAIRSCGERGITLVGCVRGGRFNVYSHPERIATSGASGRIPGVTGAILSGGPSYRMGCDKALLPYRGGRFIEAIHRKMAELFDEVIVVGVEPEQYDFMPCRLVPDRFPGMGALGGIHSALFHSATDRVFVVACDMPYVKGDLIRFLCSLAEDSDVVVPEGESGPVPLHALYRKSALPALEDALRDGRRGLDSFHDRLRVRRVARETVDRFDPGLSAFRNINTPEDYFRFRREGEFPPG
- a CDS encoding PAS domain-containing protein codes for the protein MADLQTAPVTSPDGDYFKALFDAVPSPVFIVDADVRILDYNEAAAGMLGPDRSSQLMKRGGEALHCLHADETPEGCGHAGDCKDCLVRNSVGAAIRDGRIVRAKTRMELRAGASDETVTLDLLVTAAPFTFNGMPLSLLILEDISELTRLREIIPICSYCKKIRNDAGYWQSVEDYISRNTGFDFSHAICGPCLEKHYGSVLKK
- a CDS encoding carbon-nitrogen hydrolase, which produces METRFVVALLQMSMGPDPAENLEKGLAMLREAAGRGAQVVCLPELFRTRYFCQREDADFFDLAEPVPGPTTDALARAARETGCVVVAPVFERRAAGLYHNSLAVLDADGTVAGIYRKMHIPDDPSYYEKFYFTPGDLGFRAFDTRAGRIGALICWDQWYPEGARLTALAGAGVLFYPTAIGWHPHEKATHGPRQLDAWRTVQRGHAVANGVYVAAVNRVGREVPEDGGAGIEFWGSSFVCDPQGAVLAEGSADREEILLAEVDFAHIEEIRRNWPFLRDRRIDAYGGITLRYLDEGAGEKKR
- a CDS encoding agmatine deiminase family protein translates to MPAEWEPHEATWLGWPHNPTDWPGKFAPVPWVYGEMVRRIVAGETARIIVESAAHEAKARRLLARVGVDPARVEYFRFPTDRGWTRDSGPIFVRRGRPAPEVAVASFRFNAWAKYPDWKKDGRVPERAARALGLRLLRPKAGDREVVLEGGAIDVNGRGSLLATEECLLDPRVQVRNPGMTRGELEGVFREVLGAGNTIWLGKGIAGDDTHGHVDDLCRFVGPGTVVLCRERCPDDPNHRALEENRERLEGARLEDGSRLEVVPLPMPAPLHMDGVRLPASYANFYICNAAVLVPTFNDPNDRVALGILAERFADRPVIGIHAVDLVWGLGAVHCLTQQQPAGGAFRKESGA
- a CDS encoding PAS domain S-box protein, whose product is MEKPPHNAAESGEAASLRSRLKNLSGQMFVSLVENSPDLIGIATLDGELFYLNPAGRKLLGLENAPVPPGIRVQDFISEKHRAKFQYQLQRLARTGTWQGEGRAVHFRTGARIPLETHAFLVRDPDNGAPIAMASISHDITDRRRVENALRVSEEKFWNAFRISPDSVNINRLRDGMFVEINEGFTRLLGYELDEVIGKTSEELGIWARPEDREELLRRLDRDGVVQDFESVFRRKNGRLGTGLMSARALVMDGEPFILSITRDITERVKLEEQLRQAQKMEAVGRLAGGIAHDFNNLLTVILGYCDVLLSRLPPGDRSAEEIREIQKAGDAAAALTGQLLAFGRKQVLNLRPTAINALVSEMENMLQRVLGETISLKTRLEPELWTVRADRNQLQQVVMNLAINARDAMPAGGDLEIETRNADVDKDCPARPPDCPPGKYALLSVADTGHGMDEDTAREIFEPFFTTRELGKGTGLGLSTVHGIVRQSGGFIEVETRPGGGSTFRVFLPRVEAPVETLPAGNAPAKARGGGETILLVEDSDVVRFYAVEILKVGGYNVLVAENGEDALRIAAEHPLPVDLLVTDLVMPGLNGKELADRLGASQPGLKVLFVSGYPEQASGKKRLVEDGSHFLGKPFKPNELLETVRRILDA
- a CDS encoding radical SAM protein is translated as MPNKDILLIHPPAVKPAEPPLGTAVLLSHLGKRGIRAAAIDANLESYLYLLGEERLSAAAGGAPSTHVRRALRHAPGSLSFLRSPAAAESYPRYAAAVRHLGGALSAHRGPSGAERLTLGDYLHEELSEFSPEALSLLASGEKETIFSGYFRCLAERIREMRPGIVAISIHYRHQVLPAFELAGLLRRRLPESKILGGGGMISSWRKALRREGLGFSPFHAVGFGPGERALADAAAGIPGGSVFLEEDGEVEFLPDYRFASLPDYLSPEPVLPVASSRGCWWGKCAFCPEAVAPVHPFRAADADAFPALLRELSLRYGVSRFHLTDNAIPPAVLRSMAARKELLRGIRWHGFARFGPELLDPGLVADLADAGCGMLQLGLESGSQRLLDRMGKGTRVAEAAKVLSNLSRAGISSYVYVMLGFPGETRDDAERTRCFLADRAGEIGWLNLSILNLPRDAEGTCPEYCDPEEPLGLYRPVPEGDGWGRAQARRFLQRELLGEAAIREIAGRTPPWFTSSHAFFFRPGAA